A window of Clavibacter michiganensis contains these coding sequences:
- a CDS encoding sulfurtransferase → MEILITPAELDHALRTRDDVRVLDVRWSLGGPPGRPLHEAGHIPGAVYADLDTELAGHGAPEDGRHPLPATADLQRAARGWGIRQGDTVVVHDGGGNTAAARAWWLLRDAGLPDVRILDGALPAWVAAGLPLATGSTVPEPGDVTLTRGALPSLDEDAAAGIARSGTLVDARAGERYRGEVEPVDPRAGHIPGAVSAPTTGNLDADGAFLPADALRARFAALGIRPGDVVGVYCGSGVTAAHEIAALAIAGIDSALYPGSWSAWANRLERPVATGAEPGAGR, encoded by the coding sequence ATGGAGATCCTCATCACCCCCGCGGAGCTCGACCACGCCCTCCGCACCCGCGACGACGTGCGCGTGCTCGACGTGCGCTGGTCGCTCGGCGGCCCTCCCGGTCGGCCGCTGCACGAGGCCGGGCACATCCCTGGCGCCGTGTACGCGGACCTCGACACGGAGCTCGCGGGGCACGGCGCGCCCGAGGACGGGCGGCACCCGCTGCCCGCGACGGCCGACCTCCAGCGCGCGGCGCGCGGCTGGGGGATCCGGCAGGGCGACACGGTCGTCGTTCACGACGGCGGCGGCAACACGGCGGCCGCGCGCGCATGGTGGCTGCTGCGCGATGCGGGGCTCCCGGACGTGCGGATCCTCGACGGCGCGCTGCCCGCCTGGGTCGCGGCGGGCCTGCCGCTGGCCACGGGATCCACCGTGCCGGAGCCCGGCGACGTGACGCTCACGCGCGGCGCGCTGCCGTCCCTCGACGAGGACGCCGCCGCGGGGATCGCGCGCTCCGGGACGCTCGTCGACGCGCGCGCGGGGGAGCGGTACCGCGGCGAGGTCGAGCCGGTGGATCCGCGCGCCGGGCACATCCCCGGCGCCGTGAGCGCGCCGACCACCGGGAACCTCGACGCGGACGGCGCGTTCCTGCCGGCCGACGCGTTGCGGGCGCGCTTCGCGGCCCTCGGCATCCGACCGGGCGACGTGGTGGGCGTCTACTGCGGCTCGGGCGTCACGGCCGCGCACGAGATCGCGGCGCTCGCCATCGCCGGGATCGACTCGGCGCTGTACCCGGGCTCGTGGTCGGCGTGGGCGAACCGGCTGGAGCGTCCCGTGGCGACGGGTGCGGAGCCGGGTGCGGGCCGATGA
- a CDS encoding GNAT family N-acetyltransferase — protein MTEQETGAPHVARDGRAYRTEVVGWDDARGARIRAAMEAEMDVRYEGRHADDPDWPAKAAVAFAFDPADVEAVVLLVLDGDDRDAAAHGVIRHLGDELELKKVVVDPAHRGTGLARVLMAELERVARERGARRLILQTGDRQPDAIQLYATAGWLPIDVYPPYIPVTNSVCFQKPLG, from the coding sequence ATGACCGAGCAGGAGACCGGGGCTCCGCACGTCGCACGCGACGGACGGGCGTACCGCACCGAGGTGGTCGGCTGGGATGACGCGCGCGGGGCACGGATCCGCGCGGCCATGGAGGCCGAGATGGACGTGCGCTACGAGGGGCGTCACGCCGACGACCCCGACTGGCCCGCCAAGGCCGCGGTCGCGTTCGCGTTCGACCCGGCCGACGTCGAGGCCGTCGTGCTGCTCGTCCTCGACGGCGACGACCGGGACGCGGCGGCGCACGGCGTCATCCGGCACCTCGGCGACGAGCTCGAGCTGAAGAAGGTGGTCGTGGATCCGGCGCACCGCGGAACGGGCCTCGCCCGCGTGCTCATGGCGGAGCTGGAGCGCGTGGCCCGGGAGCGCGGCGCGCGTCGGCTGATCCTGCAGACGGGCGACCGGCAGCCCGACGCCATCCAGCTCTACGCGACCGCGGGCTGGCTGCCCATCGACGTGTACCCGCCGTACATCCCGGTCACGAACTCGGTCTGCTTCCAGAAGCCGCTGGGCTGA
- a CDS encoding ribonucleotide-diphosphate reductase subunit beta: protein MSKILGTGIQEGLLLKPVNYQWAMDLYDQAVANTWFPNEIQLGEDIADFKKMTDEERHAITFLMSYFNPNELLVNKALAFGVYPYINAPECHLYLAKQMWEEANHCMSFEYVLETFPIDREAAYNSHVDIPSMARKEEFEVKFIKRMTEQTLDITTTEGKKDFVRNLVAYNVILEGIWFYSGFMVSLSFRQRNLLRNFGSLMDWIVRDESLHLKFGINLILTVLEENPDLQTEEFAAEIKQMILDAVEMEEQYNRDLLPNGILGLNANYINQYVKYLADRRLEELGFEAEYKVSNPAKWMATANDTLQLVNFFESTNTSYESNASATVGAK from the coding sequence ATGTCGAAGATCCTCGGCACGGGAATCCAGGAGGGCCTCCTCCTCAAGCCCGTCAACTACCAGTGGGCCATGGACCTGTACGACCAGGCCGTCGCCAACACGTGGTTCCCCAACGAGATCCAGCTCGGCGAGGACATCGCGGACTTCAAGAAGATGACGGACGAGGAGCGCCACGCGATCACGTTCCTCATGAGCTACTTCAACCCGAACGAGCTCCTGGTGAACAAGGCGCTCGCGTTCGGCGTCTACCCCTACATCAACGCGCCGGAGTGCCACCTCTACCTGGCGAAGCAGATGTGGGAGGAGGCGAACCACTGCATGTCGTTCGAGTACGTCCTGGAGACGTTCCCGATCGACCGCGAGGCCGCGTACAACTCCCACGTCGACATCCCGTCGATGGCGCGCAAGGAGGAGTTCGAGGTCAAGTTCATCAAGCGCATGACCGAGCAGACCCTCGACATCACCACCACCGAGGGCAAGAAGGACTTCGTCCGGAATCTCGTCGCGTACAACGTGATCCTCGAGGGCATCTGGTTCTACTCGGGCTTCATGGTGTCGCTGTCGTTCCGCCAGCGGAACCTGCTGCGCAACTTCGGCTCGCTCATGGACTGGATCGTGCGCGACGAGTCGCTGCACCTGAAGTTCGGGATCAACCTCATCCTCACGGTGCTCGAGGAGAACCCCGACCTGCAGACGGAGGAGTTCGCCGCCGAGATCAAGCAGATGATCCTCGACGCCGTCGAGATGGAGGAGCAGTACAACCGCGACCTCCTGCCCAACGGGATCCTCGGGCTCAACGCGAACTACATCAACCAGTACGTGAAGTACCTGGCCGACCGCCGCCTGGAGGAGCTCGGCTTCGAGGCCGAGTACAAGGTCTCGAACCCGGCGAAGTGGATGGCCACGGCGAACGACACGCTGCAGCTCGTCAACTTCTTCGAGTCGACCAACACGTCGTACGAGTCGAACGCGTCGGCCACCGTCGGCGCCAAGTAG
- a CDS encoding ribonucleoside-diphosphate reductase subunit alpha: MSITVVKRDGTREPYDANRINLAIEDATQGLDENIGWVTQIASELEITLFDGITTQQLDEAVIQVALQNVKDDPAFDTVAARLLLKTIYKRVLGDYSSPEELKRLHAEHFARNIQRGVDEMLLDSRLVQLFDLERLAQALEPAHDELLKYIGVVTLNNRYGIKGRNGDALEVPQYFWMRIAMGLTLNEQNPTETAIAFYEKMSKLEYLAAGSTLVNAGTIYPQLANCFVMEMQDDIEHIAKTTRDVMWLTKGTGGIGLSVSKLRAQGSPIRSNNTTSTGPIPFMHTIDSVLRAVSRGGKKFGALCFYMENWHLDFPEFLDLRQNSGDPYRRTRTANTAVWISDEFMKRVQNDDDWFLFDPLEVSDLNELYGKAFSERYAFYVAEAEAGRIRMFKRIKAREQFKSILISLQTTSHPWLTWKDTINNRALNNNTGTIHLSNLCTEITLPQDEDNVSVCNLASINLSQHFADGKVDFAKIEQSARLAVRQLDNLIDITRSSVKEADFSNQQNRAVGLGVMGFTDIVEKLGYSYESEESYDLIDEIMEHVSYAAIDESADLAKERGAYPNFEGSRWSEGLVPLDSIALMEADRGVPVKVNRTTRLDWDALRAKVKGGMRNATLMAIAPTASIGLVAGTTPGLDPQFSQIFSRSTSSGKFLEVNRNLVKDLQELGIWETVRENILRSQGDIQNIAAIPDHVKATYRTSFQLSPYAFLEVAARAQKWIDQAISRNMYLETRDLGDMMDIYFAGWERGVKTTYYLHMKPRHTAEQSTVKVDKSQDADGTKRKGFGGFGGGAPAAVPASAAPASTATAEAPAPQSAPAPRKGFGFGGVGGAR, translated from the coding sequence GTGTCCATCACCGTAGTGAAGCGCGACGGCACGCGGGAGCCGTACGACGCGAACCGCATCAACCTGGCCATCGAGGACGCGACGCAGGGCCTCGACGAGAACATCGGCTGGGTCACGCAGATCGCGTCCGAGCTGGAGATCACCCTCTTCGACGGGATCACCACGCAGCAGCTGGATGAGGCCGTCATCCAGGTCGCGCTCCAGAACGTGAAGGACGACCCGGCGTTCGACACCGTCGCCGCGCGCCTCCTCCTCAAGACCATCTACAAGCGCGTCCTCGGCGACTACTCGTCGCCCGAGGAGCTCAAGCGCCTCCACGCGGAGCACTTCGCCCGCAACATCCAGCGCGGCGTCGACGAGATGCTCCTCGACTCCCGCCTCGTGCAGCTGTTCGACCTGGAGCGCCTCGCCCAGGCCCTCGAGCCCGCGCACGACGAGCTGCTCAAGTACATCGGCGTCGTCACGCTGAACAACCGCTACGGCATCAAGGGCCGCAACGGCGACGCCCTCGAGGTGCCCCAGTACTTCTGGATGCGCATCGCGATGGGCCTCACGCTCAACGAGCAGAACCCGACCGAGACCGCCATCGCCTTCTACGAGAAGATGTCGAAGCTCGAGTACCTCGCGGCCGGCTCCACCCTCGTCAACGCGGGCACCATCTACCCGCAGCTCGCGAACTGCTTCGTCATGGAGATGCAGGACGACATCGAGCACATCGCGAAGACCACGCGCGACGTCATGTGGCTCACCAAGGGCACGGGCGGCATCGGCCTCTCCGTCTCCAAGCTGCGCGCGCAGGGCTCGCCCATCCGCTCGAACAACACCACCTCCACGGGCCCGATCCCGTTCATGCACACCATCGACTCGGTGCTCCGCGCCGTCAGCCGCGGCGGCAAGAAGTTCGGCGCCCTGTGCTTCTATATGGAGAACTGGCACCTCGACTTCCCCGAGTTCCTCGACCTGCGCCAGAACTCGGGCGACCCGTACCGCCGCACCCGCACCGCCAACACGGCCGTGTGGATCAGCGACGAGTTCATGAAGCGCGTGCAGAACGACGACGACTGGTTCCTCTTCGACCCGCTGGAGGTCTCCGACCTCAACGAGCTCTACGGCAAGGCATTCTCGGAGCGCTACGCGTTCTACGTCGCCGAGGCCGAGGCCGGTCGCATCCGCATGTTCAAGCGCATCAAGGCGCGCGAGCAGTTCAAGTCGATCCTCATCTCCCTCCAGACCACCAGCCACCCGTGGCTGACCTGGAAGGACACGATCAACAACCGCGCCCTGAACAACAACACGGGCACGATCCACCTCTCGAACCTCTGCACCGAGATCACGCTGCCGCAGGACGAGGACAACGTCTCCGTCTGCAACCTGGCGTCGATCAACCTGTCGCAGCACTTCGCCGACGGCAAGGTCGACTTCGCGAAGATCGAGCAGAGCGCGCGCCTCGCGGTGCGCCAGCTCGACAACCTCATCGACATCACGCGCTCCAGCGTGAAGGAGGCGGACTTCTCCAACCAGCAGAACCGCGCGGTGGGCCTCGGCGTCATGGGCTTCACCGACATCGTCGAGAAGCTCGGCTACTCCTACGAGTCGGAGGAGTCGTACGACCTGATCGACGAGATCATGGAGCACGTCTCCTACGCGGCCATCGACGAGTCGGCCGATCTCGCGAAGGAGCGCGGCGCGTACCCGAACTTCGAGGGCTCGCGCTGGTCGGAGGGCCTCGTGCCGCTCGACTCGATCGCGCTCATGGAGGCCGACCGCGGCGTGCCCGTCAAGGTCAACCGCACCACGCGCCTCGACTGGGACGCGCTGCGCGCCAAGGTCAAGGGCGGCATGCGCAACGCGACGCTCATGGCGATCGCGCCCACCGCGTCCATCGGCCTCGTCGCGGGCACCACGCCCGGCCTCGACCCGCAGTTCTCGCAGATCTTCAGCCGCTCCACCTCCTCGGGCAAGTTCCTCGAGGTCAACCGGAACCTCGTGAAGGACCTGCAGGAGCTCGGCATCTGGGAGACCGTGCGCGAGAACATCCTGCGCAGCCAGGGCGACATCCAGAACATCGCCGCCATCCCGGATCACGTCAAGGCCACGTACCGCACGAGCTTCCAGCTCTCGCCGTACGCGTTCCTCGAGGTCGCGGCGCGCGCGCAGAAGTGGATCGACCAGGCCATCAGCCGCAACATGTACCTCGAGACGCGCGACCTCGGCGACATGATGGACATCTACTTCGCCGGCTGGGAGCGCGGGGTCAAGACCACGTACTACCTGCACATGAAGCCGCGTCACACGGCCGAGCAGTCGACCGTGAAGGTCGACAAGTCGCAGGACGCCGACGGCACGAAGCGCAAGGGCTTCGGCGGATTCGGCGGCGGCGCACCCGCGGCCGTCCCCGCGTCGGCCGCTCCCGCATCCACGGCGACCGCGGAGGCCCCGGCCCCGCAGTCCGCTCCCGCGCCCCGCAAGGGCTTCGGCTTCGGCGGAGTGGGAGGTGCACGCTGA